DNA sequence from the Oxalobacteraceae sp. CFBP 8761 genome:
CCTTGTCAAGCGCGCCAATCGCAGTGATGTCCCAGAAATGCGCGTCGCTCAGGTCGATGTGCACGGTGGCGCGCGTCGGGCTGTAGTCGAATGCATGGACGAGCTGGTCGGACGACACGAAGAACACGTGACCGCTGACCAGGTAGTGACGGAGTTCGCCGCCATCCGTGCCAGTCTCCACGCGCGACGTCACGCCCAGCATCCGGCTGACTTTCTGCGCAAAGAACACGCCCGACAGCAGCACGCCTGCCAGCACGCCCTTGGCCAGATCGTGCGTGGCCACGGTGACGACGACGGTGGCGAGCATGACGATGCTGGAGCTGGTCGGATGCGCGCGCAGGTTGCTGATCGAGCTCCAGCTGAACGTGCCGATGGCCACCATGATCATCACGGCGACCAGCGCCGCCATCGGAATCTGGCGCACCCAGTCGCCCAGGAACACGACCATGAGCAGCAGCACGACACCGGCCATCAGTGTCGACAGGCGGGTGCGTCCGCCAGACTTGATGTTGATCACCGATTGGCCGATCATCGCGCAGCCGGCCATGCCGCCAATGAAGCCGGTGGCGATGTTGGCGATGCCCTGGCCGACGCATTCACGGTTCTTGTCGCTGCGGGTATCGGTCAGGTCGTCGACGATCGTGGCGGTCATCAGGGATTCCAGCAGGCCCACGAGCATCAGCGTGGCCGAGTACGGCAAGATGATCTGCAGGGTCTCGAGACTGAACGGCACGTTCGGAATCAGGAACGACGGCAGGCTGTCCGGCAGCTCGCCCATGTCGCCGACGGTGCGGATGTCCAGGCCCAGTGCGATGGACGCGCCGGTCATCACGACAATCGCGACCAGTGGCGAGGGCACGGCGCGCGTCAGGTACGGCAAGCCGTAGATGATGGCCAGCGCGGCCGCGGTGACGGCGTACACGTGCCAGGTGACGTTCGTCAGTTCGGGTAACTGGGCGAGGAAAATCAGGATCGCCAGTGCGTTGACGAAGCCCGTGATCACCGAGCGCGAGACGAAGCGCATCAGGCGGCCCAGCTTGATCCAGCCGGCGATGATCTGCAGCATGCCGGTCAGGATGGTGGCGGCCAGCAGGTAATCGAGGCCGTGCTCCTTGACGAGCGAGACCATGATCAGCGCCATGGCGCCGGTGGCAGCGGAAATCATGCCTGGCCGCCCGCCGAAAAAGGCGATCAGTGTCGCGATCGAGAACGACGCGTACAGGCCGACCTTCGGGTCGACGCCGGCAATGATGGAGAACGCAATCGCCTCAGGGATGAGGGCGAGAGCGACGACGATACCTGCAAGCAGGTCGCCACGGACGTTGGAAAACCAGTCCTGGCGGATGTGTTGAAATACCATGAGGATACCTTCCCGGGCTGTAACAGCCGAGTGCAAGAAATGGGAGCGCCGTGCACGAAGCAGGGCGCAGCAAGACGAACGACAACGCACCGGTGTCGTAATGACGGCGGTGCATGGTCGTGCAATGGGGAAGGGGTATTACGGAGGTGTTACTGAGCAAAAATAACCGCGTGGCAGTCCGCATCCCGGGAAGGATGCCGCAGCCAGCCGCATCACGGCGCGACGCGTGCTGTGAGCACGTTGGGCGCGGCGGAGCTGGGTGGTGGGGAGGGACAATACGGTCATAGCCAGCTATTTTGCACCGCAACATAACATCAGTCAAGTCGCATGCTGCGGTGCGTCCGGTTACCTTGCGACCGGTTTGATGGCAGGTCCATCAGCCGGTGCGGGCGGCGGAACGTCGGGCATCCCGGCTGCTGGCGGTGGTGGCGGCGGCGGTGCGATCCGCTTGGGGTGTGCCGGTGGTGCCGGTGGCGCTGGTGGTACTGGCATGTCCTTCAGGGCGCGAGCACCCCGTGCTGGTGGTGGCGGTGGTGGCGGCGCACCAACCGGCGGTGCCGGCGGCGCCACTGGTGCCATTGCACCCACTGGCGGTGCCGGTGGCGCAGGCGGCGGTGGTGGCGGTGCACATTTGCTGCTGGTGCCACGGCAGTCGGGTTGTTCGGCGGCGTGCGCCAGGCTGGCTGACAGTGGCAGGGTGATGGCAAGGCCGAGGGCCAGGCTGGATCGGATGATGCGGTTCATGGTGTTCTCCTTGGTGGGCATGAAACACATCGTGCGCCCACAATGTGGAGAAATCATGGAGACGCTAGAGGGCGTGTACGCGCCATGAAAAATTCCTGGAAGCAAATTGTGCAGTTGTCGTTTACTAAACGGCACTAAACTTCACGCAAACCGCCAAAGTTTGTTGAGGCTTCACACACTACTTGTATAAATTTGCGGTACCGGTTTGCACGACCCCTGCGACATGCAGAAGAGATGCCCGCCGTTTAGTAAATCTGCGACAGGCCGGCAGGCGACACGCTGAGAACGTGTCGCGCTGGCGATGACATCGGGACGCTTCACGTTGCGGTGCGCAAAGGCTGCCGGTTGACGGCCGCCCGGACCAGCTGCCGCCATAAAAGATAGCCCATACAGGGCACGACCAGGAGACACACATGCATTCACACACCCACCGCGCTTCACGGCAGCGCTGCAGCGTCACGCCCATCGCCATGGCCGTCAGCCTTGCGCTGCTGTCGCTGTCGACCGTGCACGCCCAGACCATGCCGGCCGACCAGCCGGCCCAGCCGCCGGCCGCCCAGCCAGGCGCAGTGCAGACGGCCCCGGCCGCAACTGCAGTTGCAACTGCTGCCACCGAGGCGCCGTCCGCCGACCAGCCTGCTGCTGCAGGCCCGTCGACGGTGGTGGTGACGGGCTTCCGCTACTCCATCGAGAAAAGCCTCGACCAGAAGCGCGAGGCCAATTCCATCGTCGAGGTGGTGACCGCCGAAGACGTGGGCAAATTCCCGGACAAGAACGTGGCCGATGCGCTCCAACGCGTGCCGGGCGTGGTTGTCACCCGCAGTGGCGGCGAAGGCAAGAATGTCAGCGTGCGTGGCCTGTCGTCCGACCTGACCCTGACGCAACTGAACGGCAACTACGTCGCCACCGCCGAATCGAATGGCGATCCGTCGCGCTCGTTCAACTACATGCTGATGCCGTCGAACATGCTGGCCAGCGCCGAGCTGTACAAGACGTCGGAAGCGCGCTTCGACGAAGGCGGC
Encoded proteins:
- a CDS encoding SulP family inorganic anion transporter, which gives rise to MVFQHIRQDWFSNVRGDLLAGIVVALALIPEAIAFSIIAGVDPKVGLYASFSIATLIAFFGGRPGMISAATGAMALIMVSLVKEHGLDYLLAATILTGMLQIIAGWIKLGRLMRFVSRSVITGFVNALAILIFLAQLPELTNVTWHVYAVTAAALAIIYGLPYLTRAVPSPLVAIVVMTGASIALGLDIRTVGDMGELPDSLPSFLIPNVPFSLETLQIILPYSATLMLVGLLESLMTATIVDDLTDTRSDKNRECVGQGIANIATGFIGGMAGCAMIGQSVINIKSGGRTRLSTLMAGVVLLLMVVFLGDWVRQIPMAALVAVMIMVAIGTFSWSSISNLRAHPTSSSIVMLATVVVTVATHDLAKGVLAGVLLSGVFFAQKVSRMLGVTSRVETGTDGGELRHYLVSGHVFFVSSDQLVHAFDYSPTRATVHIDLSDAHFWDITAIGALDKVVLKLRRAGAQVVVHGLNEASATLMTRFAIHDKDGAEDMLAGH